The Penicillium oxalicum strain HP7-1 chromosome VIII, whole genome shotgun sequence DNA segment ACACAACATGAAGTGTCTAGGCGAAAGGTTCACTTCGGGCAAGAAGGGCAGAACCGGCAGAAAACGCGCGATTCGTGATCTCATCTACCGTCTCACTTGATGGCGTCAAGAGAGAAGACACCTTGAACAGTACACCGCTCAGTGTTCTGCTGTTGCAAAAACCTATATGTATTCATTTACTACCAAAGAGGACACCTTCCGGAGATTGGACAAGCCAATCATAGAACATGGGTCAAGCAGTCAGAATACTGTCTATGGTGTAGCTTCTCCATGCAACGCCTGCGACAATACCCCAAGTAATTCATAGACCTGCAAGGCAGCAAAGAGTcggttcaaaaaaaaaacaaagagggAATGCGCGATCGAGAcggaatgagaagaaaaacggGAGGGGACAGAGGGCAAGTTCAGCGTATACAGCGTCTAAGCGGGACCACGGATGATGAGGCCGGACGTCTCCCCAGGGCAATCTTTGCGAAGGTAATGAGAAGGGAGACTGGCATTTCAGAGGGTCCTATGATTGTGAAAACCGGGACCTGGCTGCCAAAGTCTTGATGCGATTTTTTCTTAttggaaaaaagaacggGGAAGTCTTCGCTGATCTCTTCGCGCCATCTTCCGCTTTGATATTCCCAAGCAAACCTTCACTCCGTTCCCAGTCCTCCAACCCCCAGTCACAGTGTGCACAGGCACTTCAAGTATCTGAAGGACAGGTGTCGTCAGGATGTCGACTGTCAATTCTTCACAGAGCAGAGAAGACGAAAAGCTATTACAAGGTTCAAAAAAAGTTAGTCCAAGTGATTCCCGGTTGTCGGGTGTAGCTGAAGGGGCAGAAATGGAGAATACTGACGTTGTTGGTGGCGGCAATTGCAATGCTATCCTCAAAGGGATGCCAGCTCATGTGCAAGATCTTCTTGTTGAAGTCGATTTGGTCGGCGTCGGTTTCCTTCTTCATTCGGCTTCCGGGCCCGGCAGGGCTGCCAGATCTTGAGCCTGCCTTCTTCCCGTTCTTGTTCATGGGAGTTGGTACCCcaaccttcttggccttgaaggcCGATTTGTCCGCCTGCAGCACGATCTCGGtctccttctgctcctcggTAGGGTAGATCATGAAATTATTGTTGTAGCTACCCGTCATCACATTCTCGGCGTCGCCAGAGAATACCACTTCGAACTTGTCGAAGATGCTGTCATTCTCATATGTATCGCATAGTCGTGGGCGCAGGTGCTCATGAATGGGAATCGTCTTCACCGGCTGACGTTCCATATTGacatcccagatcttcacTGTGAGGTAGTCTCGAGACACAATGTACCGCCCATCATGCGAGAATCGAAcgtcggagatggaggaaATGATCTCTGAAAAGAAGGAGCGCGATGaagcatcttcttcttgctcaaaCACTGCGCGTCAAAAAGGCGACTCGTTAGCACATCCACCAGTCAAGGAAGGAGAACGAACGCGGACGGGACAAGGGCTTTGCGCGGAGTGTAGGgcgagggaagaagaggatcaaTGGTTCAACTTACATTTCGCATGCTGATCGCAAAGAGCGCGCTGGCGCATATCCGCCAGCTTGATCGTACCCTTGGAGCTGGCATACATGAACCAGTTACAGCTGACTGGGTGGAATTCAGCAGCGGTGATCACCTCGGTGAGTTCTTCCATGTTGGCGGGCTTGATATCGACGATGTTGAAGCTCTGGTCCTGGATATTGAGGTTCCACAGGTTGACGCGGAGATCGTCACTGCTGATGAAAGTTTCCCCGTCGCTGTTGACGGAGATGCTGTTGATGTGATAGGCGTGGGCATTGGCGTAGGTTCTGCGGGGGACGGCGGCCACAACAGTGTCGTGGTGTGTAAGGCGGGGCATCTTGAGGGATCCGGCATTCTTGAAAGTTCCCCGGGGCGCCCGCGGAAGGCCTCCGCCACCCACCGCACCGGCTGGAGTCAACTCATTCGACAAATTGTTCTCCGCCACCACCTTGAGGGACTTGTCGAACACCTTCCACAGCTTGATAGTCTTGTCGTTTGTCGAGAGCAAAAAGTGTGAAGCGTTCTGCCGACGACACcatttgatcttgttgatcttctcttcgatctctaacgacttaagatAATCGAACTCCGGTTCATGTGATTGAAACTCGGTGTGGAACTTGTACTCGCATGTTTTTTTCTGAAGCAACGATGTCCGGGTCAGTAAACCCGAGGCAAGAGTGACAATGAGCATGGACTAGAATCCAGAGAACCCACCGTTTCGTTTCGCTCGAACAGAACCACGCGTCCGCCCTTGTCTCCCGTAGCCAGGTAATTACCAGTGTGATCAAACTCGACGGTCGAGATAATATCAGCTACGGAAGAGGTCAATATCAATGGAGAACGCCCCGGCAAAGTCAAATCTCCCTCCGCTGAACATGCTTACCTTCTGTGATATCCTCTACATCCCCTTTGTCACCGAAGCACCTGTGGGAGCATAAGTCAGTCATCAGCCACTCACCCCACCAATTTCCCCCCAGTGGCGAGCGATGAATTCGACGACGCCGGAGATATGATCTGGAGGGCCAGAATGTGGGGCAGCCACTCACTGTGTGAACTTCCAGGTCGGTGTGCCAGAGTCGCGGTCTCCCATCTTTGCGTTTGAGTGGCGGTCTAGATCAAAAGAAGTGTATGTGGCCGGCGCGGATGCGGTCAGgcagagaaaaaaatctGGGTGGATAAGAATGCGATCGGGGAGAAAAGCTCTATCACCGATTGACACAACGGACTCGAAGAACGTCGATCAGAAAGGCTTGATGGAACGGAAGTGATCGGGAGTCACGATATCGAGGACCCGAAAATCAAAGCTCGGGAGAAGACCAAGCGGCAGGCGTCCAAATCGCTCAGGATCGGTccagaggtggaggaggaggggttgTCGGAGGGTGATGACGAGGGAAGGTGAGGACCGGAGGggcggagagaaggagagaaaagagaaagatggtCGGAGCGCGGGGGGATAATATGAGGCAAACtcttggggggaggggaacgCTGCTCAGGCAATGATCTCGAGAATGCAGATGACCGACCACGGAGCGTCCTAGCGACCAAggcgagaccgagaaggaTTGGAGGGGGTTGAAAAAGGGACCTTGATGGGAGTTGATGGGATTTagtggaggggaggaggggagttgGTGAAAAGAGGAGCAAACGACCGGGTTGTTATGAGTGGACCCGCAGTAGAAGAGCTTGAGAGGGGATCATCGAAGGACCTGCGGTGGGCAGAATGCCCGGTTAGGACTGAACACTACGAATGCGAGAGACTCCGCCGCTTCAAGCTGCGAGCGGCAAGTTGCGAGCTGAGATGGCCGAGAGATGACAACGGTCGGGACGAGCCATGAGGAGCGAAGGACGCACCAGAATATCATGCATAGCATGCAGCGTCATCAAAATGAAAGGGTCGAGGTCCAAGATCGACGAGAGAGACTCCTGTCTCACGATCAGGGGAAAAGTGTGTTTGAAGTGGTTGTGGGGGATACGTTGAAGTGGATCAGATGGTGGGTGTTCTGGTGCCAAAGAGAAATATGAAAAGCTGCACGCTGGGGAGGCGGTGATGGCGGTgatggcggtgatggtgCACTGGGTGGGCGCTGTGGGCGTTGGTCgtggtagtagtagtagtagtactagtGGGGGGGGCCACCGCAACTACGAGATCGGTGGATCAGCCCCGAGATTTTACTTTGGTCGATACGATTTCGACCTCACTTGGTGAATGGTGGATACAAATAGAGGTAGAGTGCGAGAATGCCCGAGTAGAAGAGCTGTCGGAATCCGAGTGGGCGATTGGTGTCATGGTTGGGACTTCGACTAACGTACTATAAATTCCGGCGACGACATGAACAGGACCTAAGGTTGAGGCAGTCATCTCTCTCTACTTAAACAGGTCCAGACGTTGAGACCAATGAGCTTTTTGGAGGGTGGCTGTCGCAGCCGTCTGACCCAATCCAGGATTGGCTTGTTCTGTATAGATCAAGGCGGATCTCAAGCTTAGTATTCTACGCCTGCAGGACGTCGTAGTGGACCTTCGCGGCTGCTACACTCGAGTGCTCTACAGTGTCATTGCGCAACCTTGAGGAATGGCTGGTCGTGTCCCACGCTGACATCAACACTGCCGGTCCACTGCAACATTGGCCCAGAATAGACACATTGTTCTTCCCTTCATGCTGGCCTTCCACCGACGGGCACCTGGACTTCATGTTTGAAGATCGGGATGCTGGCCGCCGATCCCAATTGGAAAGTTTGCCCAAGGCATCATGTGCACATCCTGCCATCAATTCCATCAATGAGAAGCTCGGCCCGCCGGGAGCAGGGACAGGGTATAGAGGAGGGTCAGAGACACCTTTGAACCTACTGCCACACACAACGCTCGTTCCCCAAGTGAGACTGGACACGCTGGACTCTCTGCGGTGGAAGTCAGGTGATTTCAACTTAGAGCCTGAGGCCGCATCATTCAAGTCCCTCATGCCCTGCCGTTTTAGGCTCACGGCGGTCTTGAAATCTCCATGCAGGCACACGGCAATTTCTGGTGTTGTCGGCGCATGGGTGTGCCATGCTTGTCTTTCGGTCGATCCCTCGGGGTGGCGCTATAGTGGTCCTCGACAACGGTTCCGCTGCCGTGCGCGGCTTGGGCTACAAGCGAAtctgcttctggtgcctgcGACCTGGAAAACCTCCACTGCACTTCCAATCAAACGAAGGAAGGATTTCCTGGAAATGAGCAGTCTCCCTACTTAGTCGTACTTGCTGTTGGTGGAATATAAGATTCAGAATTACTGGGCATGATCTTCAATTTGGCAATAAAAGCTATGATTGGGTACCCAGACTTGTGAGAACAATGGAGGCTCGGCTTAAAAATACAAAAGGCATTGCCTCATTGAAAGCGAAACAGTGCGCAACCACGTGGAAGACTACGTCTTCGACTGAAGAAGCCCACAGACCTTTGAGCAAAAGCCTTTCCCGACAATCTTGAGAATACCCGGCGTTTCAAGCCCCTACATTCTCGAATTGGGCGAGGGTGGGGTGTCCGCAGTTCGTTGTCGGTGTTGATCGATGCTTGTTACAATCTCGGAGGATCGTACGCATTCGGGTAACAAAAATCCTGCGTTGACAGCCGAGACCAGCTTCTCGCCGGTCGAGGGATTAACAGAGGAAGTGCAATGGACTTGGTGGTTCTGGAAAACAAGAGCTCCACTGGACTGGTCTGACGGTCTCCCGAGGTATAGAACCGATCCCGACCATCCAGTGGCAGGTGCTGCCGGTTCGGATGTTGTCCATAATAGAGATGCAGATTGCGAGTGAGCGGCACGATCCCACATATACTGCGTGCCGATAACGGTGGCATCCCGTACGGCGTCCGGATTCATTGTGTCCTCAGCAAGAACCCGATTTCCAGTGAGGGTATTCATCTTGACAACGAATACGTTAGACCCAGCAAGGGCATTGGAATAAGGAGCCCACTCCGTCACGGCTGGGTATCCTGGTGGGCTACTCAGTGGAGGCAAATTGTCGCCGGTGATGAGGCAAAGATCATGCTGATAGCCGGAAGGATAAGGAAAGATCAGGCTTGGAGTATCAAAGGCTTGTGTGATCGTCCCGATCTATTGGACTGTCAGTGTCCGTGACAATAGCAAACGGAGAAGTGTCAAAGCCTTACCCGTGTAGGACTGCTTGCTGTAGTCAGCCAGACCTCCTTGCCGATGGGACAGTTGGAGAGCCAAGCTCGTGATATGCCTGTGACAGGAGTATCCGCAGGGGTTGACAGGTTCAGAAGCCGTCGAAGAGAGTTTTCCCTCTTGGATATCCAGTCGGCGAAGGGCAGTGCCCGAGACCAACTCGGCCGCCTCACGAAATCATGCGTCACTGTGGTGATACCCTCTTTTCCGTCCTGCATCTTTATTCTCAGCCCCAAGCAACCAGAACCACAAACGGCGTCCGGCTTCTCAGCCACTTTCATCGAAGAAGTCATCTGCTTTGAGGTGAGGTCGAGCTCAAGGAGGTCATACATGACTTTCAAGCCTCCAACTTCCATGATCCAATCATTCCAGTAAATATCCTGGATATCAGACACCGATGTGAAAAGCATGACCATGAAGCCTGCAGCGAGCACTCGTACTCCGACAGCTGCGGGAAGAAGCTCACGAAGACCATCCAACTGTTCGTGGGCGAGTATCTTTCGCGGATTGATACCTTCCTGGAAGATGAATTGTTCCTTCCAAGGTGATCTCGGCGTCAAAGGAATTCCCAGGGGACACAGATCTAATCTGTCACTGGGCATCGGATGAATCGCTCTCCCTGCTACCATGGTGACAGTACATGTCCCAGGCACCAGCCAAACTTCAGGACCATAGCGAGGGTCGGATACAAAGACTTGGTCATAGGTGCGAAGGACCGGGTGCCAGGTGCGGATCAACCCTTCAACCTCTTGGTTGATCTCCAGGGCATGAAGGGCGTGGATCTCAGCTTTCTCGGGCTGTCCCCACATGCAAGATTCTGTTTCTGTCCTTTATGTTAGCGATCAAAGCCCGACGATGAAGCACTGAATTGTGATAACTCACTGAGAACAAGTCTCACATAGCCTAGCTCATTGACTCGAGACAAATCGGTATCTGAGGCAGGGACAGGAAGGCGATTGTAGCGAGTCGGAGTTACAAGTCTTCGGCGCTTGAAATCCATGTTTGACGCTGCTTCAGGTTTGAGACGAAGGTTGATAGTCCGATACCATGTAGAAATGAGGAGGTTGAATGATAAGCTGAGTGATGAACAAGATTTCAGTTACTCAAGAGAATGGTTGCAGTTGAGAGAAATTATGGATTTGGGATGAAAGAACAAGCTCGAGGACAAATGtagaagagggaaagagtgaTTGATATGGAAGGTGCGCAATGGGGTAACTATGTCACTACTATACTTACAACGAAGTGATGTGATCATTGGTGCCATCATATGATTTGCCAGAAATGCCTGCGAACCCGCTCAACGAGGTGTGGTAAGTTTTGGAAAGGACTAGTACGGAGCGAAGCCAATAGAATCCAAGTCAACTAGCAAGTGTATTCAACACCGCCTTGAAACAACCAATAGATCAACAACTAGAGATACAATTCACTCTTTAGTGTAGCACCAGACTAATGATTCTATCTTTCATCAGCTCAGGAACAGCCCGAGTGTGCAATATAAAATCAAGTGCCGGGTTTAGCTTATCATTTAGTGAACTTATGATCAAGTTAATTCTCAATTTCGTTAGATGCTGACTTCAGGTTGATTTGAGGTTGATGTGAAACGAAGCTGATCTGAGTTGAATACTCTGACGGCCAACTGAGAGACAATAACGCTTTTGCTCTATTGACTCTAAGCGGAAAGTGTTTCTCTCATATCTGGAAACTCAATAACAATGCACTTGAAACGGCAAAAGCTAGAGTCTACATCAATCATTCAATAATGAAGTGCAAAGTTGATTTCGAATGGCAGGAGAATCTACATCTAAAAAGACAAGCCCATTCATTTGAAATGAGAATTTTGCCTTCTTCCAGAAAGCGATAGAATCCTCATCAGACTATAGATTGCCAGATTTCCAGCCCTGAGACCACAGAGTATTTTGTTAATGATAGATTTGGTGgtggatggaagatgagatcTCTTCCGAAGTGAAAGGGCCATGATACTCGACTCATAAACTTAAGAACAAAGAGGGTAATTGGAAATGGTACACTAGTAGCAAATTTTCTGACAAGCTGCAAATTAATCTGCCCACGCCACGGTATCATCCCGTTCACTGACTATCTCCAAAAGTGTGATAAAGGCTGAACGTAACAATGGAGGACTGACCTCGACGGTAAACCATTTTGCTCTGAAGGTGAAACAGAATACAGTCTGCAAGTCCTCACGTAGCAGAGATGCAGGCCCCCAGGTCTACAAATTTCAAGGCCCAATGGGTGCCGTCTCAAACCCCCGGAGAGGTGCCAGCAGAGAGACTCTTCGATTAATCCACTGCCTAGCGGCGGGAAATCGGAGAAGCTAATTTTATTGTATGGACGCTTGAGCACACTTGCCGGTGATTTCACCTCAGGAGAGAGCCATATGGAGTCTTTCAAATCTTGGAACTATGCTGAGCCTGAACTCAATGATCTCGGGGTGATACTAGGATGAGGCTAGATCTAACCAGAAGAATCACCGCTAGATAGGGCCGTGAAGACTAAGGGCTCGGCTACCTAGGCTATCCAAGTGATATAGGGGGCTTTAGATCTGCGCCAGTACTGCCGTTCGTATTCAAATTATGCTTCTATTCACCGGCTGTAAATAATATTCATATTCAGGAGGTTTTGCTGGGCCGTCTATCCAAGACATGTATCgagcaaaggaaaaaaagcgTGGTCTTTCCCGCTTCCATTGCAGGCAATAGGATCGCTCTGAATGTCGATAAATCGGAGTCTTCTCTTGCCTGAGAGCATTCTCTGTTTCTGAATGAATCGGTTCAACTACGATATCGGTGATTATTTAATTGTTAAAATACACAGCCATCTGATGGTGTCTCTACATGATCTGTATTCCATTATTTGCTGATCAGTTGGTTTGACATCAAGGAACAAGGAAATATTATTTGGGATTCGTTAGAAGGTCAAATTTTCAATAGTGGATTGTGTGCATATTAACAACGATCTTGATGTTTATCTGAGGACTTCCGGATGGGAGGGGGTGGAAAACCTTCACATGCTGAAGCGTGGAACCCTCTTTTCGGCTCAGCCTGCGATCTCCATTGAACCGAGAGCCTAAACAACGTTGCCGAGACTCGATGAAGCCGCCGAATCTGGGCTACGTAAACAACCTTGCTTCTCAATCAGTTAAAATTGCAATTGAAAATTCCCCGCAAATCTATCTGCCCGTATCGACGATCGCTGCTCTGCAATCGCTTCACCTACTCAGCAGCACGCGTACACCCGCCCGAAACCCGTCGGAGACGCAAGAATGTCCGACTCGGACATTCCGGAGAGCATGCGGGGCACCCGCGACTCTACCAGTCGGACGGACCGCGAAAATGTCAACAGATCTGCCACAAATGAAACCACGACAGCTTCACAACCCCGGGGGTCGCCGTCGCTGGACAAGCAAGAATCAGGGTCAACCTCCTTCGCGAGTCGCATTCAAAGCTCCGCAACAGGTCTAGCCCGGAGTGTGCTACAGGGCGCGGGATCATCCGCGGATGCAGCCAAAACTCTGGCAAGCGCAACGCAGGGCAAAGCTGCTGGGCCTTCGGCAGCCGGTGTGGATGGATCACAAAGGTGGGCGAGTCGCGATGTCATTGCGCAACGTGGATCTGGGGCTGGGACCGGAGCTGGAGCCGGATCTACAGCAGATGGGACAGGGGTTGCCGAGTCCTTTCGAAATGAGGCTACGAGGATGGGTCACGACCGGCGTGGTGGATTTGAGCTGCCCTTGATGTCGGAGGAGTCGTTTCAGCAAACGGGGGCACTGGCTGGTAACGATACGGTGCAAAGCCATGCGGATTGGAGAGCGGTGCACTCCAGCGACACAAGCCGAGGCCATCTCCAAGACGAATTGCTTGGTGGAAAGGGGAAGCAGCGAATGGATAGCCCATCGCAACTGGACTTGGCTCATGCTTGGAAACACGCACAACCCGAAAGTAACAGTCCTCAAGTTCGAGGCCACGAGCCTCGGCCCGACGACGGTGCAGCTGTCGTGTCGCTCCTCGCCGACCCATCCTTCGACCCAGATTTCGGAGGCCCCGAGGATCTCGACCTTGACATTGACGCCGCACCGCCGCCATTGACTGAATCCGAAATCAAGATGCTGGAATCGTTCCGAAAACAGATTGGTGACTCGACCAACATGCATACTTCACCCCAACAACCTGGCCTCTCGAGTCTTAGCTTGGTCCCGGATATAGATACCTTTCTTCAACAGAATGACCCGTCGGCATTTACTGGGCAAGGAGTCCATTCGGACGCAAAGTCAAGCTTAACCTTGCGCGACTCAGTCCTAGAGTATCTTCCCGGTGCGGCGGATTGGGTCACCGTGCATGAGCGATATCACGATGAGGTCTGGGGGTACCTTCGACCCGCGCTAGAAGCGGCCAAGGCGGAGGtagaagaaagaaatcaaagcGATTCTGAGGAGGGAGCGATTGATGGACCTGCGGtcaggagattgaagatgattctTGGACATATGCAAAGGTAGGGCTAACAACTAGAGCTACATATTTCAAACGACCTTTTCTACATGTAGACACCGCTACCTGATCAGGTATTCATGGAAGCCGATGTtaatcaaaaagaaaaaaacatcaCCTGAAAACAGCACTATTCAACGGTCCAGGGCCGAAGATATCTGATTGCCAATCTATTCAAAGGCCCCCAAAAAACCTCCTGCCACGACAAATCTACTTTGGGCAAAAGACAACACACTCCGAGGGGTGCCCAAGAAGCCCACATCCACGTCCACCGCGACATCAATCATTCATCCATTTATGAAACGCCGCACTTGTTGTCTCTAATTGGGGAGAGTGGTGTAATTACTGTCTGTACGACTCGCTCAGCTTGTTGAAGCTTTGTGCGCGTACTCGACTGATCTAAATATCTCCGGATGTGCTTTGCTTTCAAAGGCCTTCCTATAGACCACAGGGATTTATTTGATCAGCCTCGTAGAGTTGACCATCCCAGTTATTCTACGTACTGATAGTAGGGCACTAGAGATCTAATCTCGTATCTGCAGGCGATGACGTAGTTGATTTGCCGTGGACGCGCTCGGGCCATTCAGGCGGGTCTATGCTTAATTCCGAGGCACATGGTTGAACCGATCAACTTTATGCTCCGAGACTTGTATCTTCCATTTTCCGTGCAGCTGTAGGCTACTGATTTCATTTTTGCGCTTGATCAGACGAGACGTGTCCAGGTATGTACCTCCATATCTACCCCTAAGACTCATCCTTTTTCCCGTGACAGACTCAAAATTGATATCGCTATCCCTAATCAGTCCATCACACCAGTCCTTCCCATCAGAAGACTCAAGTCTACCTCACTCCCAGCATCGGAGCCAAAAGAGGCAATATCTCACCAAGTTGCTGCAATGACCCTTACTCAAGAGCTCGCATCTTGGGGCCCTCTCACCCAGCTCGCTATTGCTTCTCCACCTACAGTGGGCAACAAAGCCCCCTCCGAACCAAATCTGGTGCACCCCGGCCAGAATAACGGGAAACCTACCGTTGTCGCGTTCTTGCGACATTGCGGATGTCCAGGTACAATCCCATCTCTCATGTCCTACCGcccctcccttcctcttccacccaGTTTATTCGATTCGTATCGGATCAACACGCACATCATCCTCAGCCTCTTCACACCACGCTCTCCATCTCAATATCTCCCCCAAAAATAGCATCGGCATCGAGCTTGACTAACAAATGACCTCTCTCCATTCCCCCAATTCAGTCGCCGAAGCTTCCTTTCGCAATCTGCGCGACGCTTCTACCGCTCACCCCGATATCAACTTCATCGCCATCTCCCACAGTTCCCAATCCTCCACCGACAAATGGGTCGAGGCCCTCGGCGGGACGGGCCCGTCGCTCACCGTGCTTGTGGACAGCGAGCGCCAGATCTACGCGAAATGGGGCCTTGGTGTGGTTTCTTGGAGCCACGTGCTGAGTCCATCCGGGTTGATGGGTATTTGGAAGTTAGGCAAGGAGAAGGGGATCTGGAATCGGCCGACGGAGAGTGGGAGTCGGTGGCAGGCCGGTGGTGCGTGGGccgtcgacgaggatggagTGGTGAGGTGGG contains these protein-coding regions:
- a CDS encoding Protein phosphatase PP2A regulatory subunit B; its protein translation is MGDRDSGTPTWKFTQCFGDKGDVEDITEADIISTVEFDHTGNYLATGDKGGRVVLFERNETKKTCEYKFHTEFQSHEPEFDYLKSLEIEEKINKIKWCRRQNASHFLLSTNDKTIKLWKVFDKSLKVVAENNLSNELTPAGAVGGGGLPRAPRGTFKNAGSLKMPRLTHHDTVVAAVPRRTYANAHAYHINSISVNSDGETFISSDDLRVNLWNLNIQDQSFNIVDIKPANMEELTEVITAAEFHPVSCNWFMYASSKGTIKLADMRQRALCDQHAKLFEQEEDASSRSFFSEIISSISDVRFSHDGRYIVSRDYLTVKIWDVNMERQPVKTIPIHEHLRPRLCDTYENDSIFDKFEVVFSGDAENVMTGSYNNNFMIYPTEEQKETEIVLQADKSAFKAKKVGVPTPMNKNGKKAGSRSGSPAGPGSRMKKETDADQIDFNKKILHMSWHPFEDSIAIAATNNLFVFSAL